The following proteins come from a genomic window of Natronosalvus vescus:
- a CDS encoding PaaI family thioesterase, translating to MNVHERFNEQYPFGEHVGLEITKVEEGYVEGTIELEDYHSLSESTLLAHGAVPFALADSLSAAALASVEGAPGPTLDVRIDYLRPATGDIYGSAEVVRYGAETGVVEAEIVDADDRTLATTRGVYKTNLVDGANPFVDS from the coding sequence ATGAACGTTCACGAGCGGTTTAACGAACAGTACCCCTTTGGCGAGCACGTTGGCCTCGAGATCACTAAGGTCGAGGAGGGCTACGTCGAGGGAACGATCGAACTCGAGGATTACCACTCGCTGTCGGAGTCGACGCTGCTCGCCCATGGGGCCGTCCCGTTCGCCCTCGCGGATTCGCTTTCGGCCGCCGCTCTCGCCTCGGTCGAGGGGGCACCGGGACCGACGCTCGACGTGCGAATCGACTACCTGCGGCCGGCAACGGGCGACATTTACGGCTCCGCCGAGGTAGTTCGCTACGGGGCCGAAACGGGCGTCGTCGAGGCCGAGATCGTCGACGCGGACGACCGGACGCTCGCGACGACTCGAGGGGTGTACAAGACGAACCTCGTCGACGGCGCGAACCCATTCGTCGACTCCTGA
- a CDS encoding ABC transporter permease subunit — MTAILRLESRRRLRGSLLLTVAFALISIFYFSFFPGFAEDAEQIAEAFPAFMLEMFGIEQLHTIEGFIAAEVYSFFWVVLLAVYFAYAGAGMIAADVRTRAMDLTLSNPVSRESVILQKVGSLWVPLVVLNVGVPTVVYVGSVVIDETMNPVALAMVHVLSIPYLLVCAGIGLVLSVVIDRVRTARAAALSGVLLLWMIDAASRLSEDLEWVGAVTPSRYYDETAILVREEYAFTDAILLLVVFASLVTLAVIIFIRRDI, encoded by the coding sequence ATGACCGCTATCCTGCGCCTCGAGTCCAGACGACGGCTCCGCGGTTCGCTCCTGTTGACCGTCGCGTTCGCCCTGATATCGATCTTTTACTTCTCGTTTTTCCCGGGCTTTGCGGAGGACGCAGAACAGATTGCGGAGGCGTTCCCTGCGTTCATGCTCGAGATGTTTGGCATCGAGCAACTCCATACGATCGAGGGGTTCATCGCCGCTGAGGTCTACTCCTTCTTCTGGGTCGTCCTCCTCGCCGTCTACTTCGCGTACGCCGGGGCCGGGATGATCGCCGCGGACGTCCGCACTCGAGCCATGGATCTCACTCTCTCGAATCCGGTCTCTCGGGAGTCAGTTATCCTCCAGAAAGTCGGTTCCCTCTGGGTACCACTCGTGGTGTTAAACGTCGGCGTCCCGACCGTCGTCTACGTGGGTTCGGTCGTCATCGACGAAACGATGAATCCCGTCGCGCTGGCGATGGTACACGTGCTTTCTATTCCGTATCTGCTGGTCTGTGCCGGGATTGGTCTCGTTCTGTCCGTCGTCATCGACCGCGTTCGGACGGCTAGAGCGGCCGCCCTGAGTGGCGTCTTGCTTCTCTGGATGATCGACGCCGCTTCGAGATTGAGTGAGGATCTCGAGTGGGTTGGGGCGGTCACCCCCAGCCGATACTACGATGAGACGGCGATTCTCGTGCGCGAAGAGTACGCGTTTACCGATGCAATTCTGTTGCTGGTGGTGTTCGCGTCGCTGGTTACACTCGCTGTCATCATCTTTATTCGTCGGGACATTTGA
- a CDS encoding DUF368 domain-containing protein translates to MGYNVQEHLLDRLSIFRVYAYGLCMGTADALPGVSGGTVALLLGFYARLIAAITAITPGRIVAVLRGYHPAHRDRAREAILEMDVQFLLPLGVGMVTAVALIASAVSTLANTHPVPLFGFFTGLIGASAIVLYRGLCISTREHVLAALAGVSLALLVAANVITLPGSGGIVILLAGALAISAMILPGISGSLILILLGQYVFLSSELSAFLSGLGGLLGGGSLEAVVDPGTTVVLFVAGGLVGLLTIARLVRRALERHRNLTLIFLVSLIAGSTPAPLHNISEHHTWTVETIALAAGWTLVGAIVLVALDYLTGGFDPE, encoded by the coding sequence GTGGGCTATAACGTCCAGGAGCATCTCCTCGACCGCCTGTCCATCTTTCGCGTGTACGCCTACGGCCTCTGTATGGGTACCGCCGACGCGCTGCCGGGCGTCTCCGGCGGTACCGTAGCATTGTTACTCGGGTTCTACGCACGACTAATCGCCGCCATCACCGCGATTACCCCGGGGCGAATAGTGGCCGTTCTGCGAGGATACCACCCCGCTCACCGAGACCGCGCACGCGAGGCGATCCTCGAGATGGACGTTCAGTTCCTCTTGCCACTCGGCGTGGGAATGGTGACCGCCGTGGCGCTGATCGCGAGTGCGGTTTCGACCCTTGCGAATACCCACCCCGTTCCCCTCTTTGGGTTCTTCACGGGCCTCATCGGCGCGTCGGCAATCGTCCTCTACCGCGGCCTGTGCATCTCGACCCGTGAACACGTGCTCGCGGCGCTCGCCGGCGTCTCACTCGCCTTACTCGTCGCGGCGAACGTCATCACCTTGCCGGGTAGCGGCGGGATCGTAATCCTTCTGGCGGGTGCACTCGCCATCAGCGCGATGATCCTTCCGGGAATCTCTGGCTCGCTCATTTTGATCCTGCTCGGCCAGTACGTCTTCCTCTCGAGCGAACTGAGTGCGTTCCTCTCCGGGCTTGGGGGGCTCCTCGGTGGCGGATCGCTCGAGGCCGTCGTCGATCCGGGAACCACCGTCGTCCTGTTCGTGGCGGGCGGGCTGGTAGGGCTGTTGACCATCGCTCGCCTCGTCCGACGGGCGCTCGAGCGCCATCGGAACCTGACGCTGATCTTCCTGGTGAGTCTGATCGCGGGCTCGACGCCGGCACCCTTGCACAACATCAGCGAGCACCACACGTGGACGGTCGAGACCATCGCGCTGGCTGCAGGCTGGACACTCGTCGGTGCAATCGTCCTCGTGGCACTCGATTATCTCACGGGCGGGTTCGATCCCGAGTAA
- a CDS encoding ABC transporter permease, with protein sequence MTAILRQESRLLLRGSIVLAGLFAILSTFLLAVFPGMAEQADAIEQAYPEHILVLFGFEELHTIEGFMASYIFPFVWVIFAGIYFAYLGGGLIADDIRSRRMDLTLSNPVSRESVILQKITSLWVPLVVLNGVLFVVLYVGSLVLEESVNPLALMMAHLLSIPYLLVCAAIGLVLSVVLDRPGSAQSSALGVVFLLWLIDGLSELEPNLEWVGDLTPSRYFDPAAILVHEAYPFGDAVILLVAFLALLGIALLIFTRRDI encoded by the coding sequence ATGACGGCCATCCTTCGCCAGGAATCACGGCTGTTGCTCCGCGGATCGATCGTCCTGGCCGGGCTGTTCGCTATTCTATCGACCTTCTTACTCGCCGTGTTCCCTGGAATGGCCGAACAAGCAGATGCCATCGAACAGGCGTACCCGGAACACATCCTCGTGTTATTCGGTTTCGAGGAACTGCACACCATCGAAGGGTTCATGGCATCGTACATTTTTCCGTTCGTCTGGGTAATTTTCGCTGGCATCTACTTCGCGTACCTCGGTGGTGGATTGATCGCCGACGATATCCGGTCACGCCGGATGGATCTCACGCTCTCGAACCCGGTTTCCCGGGAGTCGGTGATACTCCAGAAAATCACCTCCCTCTGGGTACCGCTGGTCGTGCTAAACGGGGTGCTGTTCGTCGTCCTGTACGTCGGTTCGCTCGTTCTCGAAGAGTCGGTCAACCCCCTCGCATTGATGATGGCACACCTGCTGTCGATCCCGTATCTTTTGGTCTGTGCCGCGATCGGTCTCGTTCTCTCCGTCGTCCTCGACCGGCCCGGAAGCGCACAGAGTAGTGCCCTCGGGGTGGTGTTTCTCCTCTGGTTGATCGACGGCCTCTCCGAGCTGGAGCCGAATCTCGAGTGGGTGGGCGACCTGACGCCGAGTCGGTACTTCGATCCGGCGGCGATTCTCGTTCACGAAGCGTATCCGTTCGGCGACGCCGTGATTCTTCTGGTGGCGTTTCTCGCCCTACTGGGAATCGCCCTTCTCATCTTCACTCGACGAGACATATGA
- a CDS encoding TspO/MBR family protein, whose translation MTARGGSTDRSLERTDILEAVAFVVAINVVGGLPGIISSPDSAWFRDLEKPGFYPPEIAFPVVWTLLFTLMGVALWLIWRSSRTGRTLALGLFVAQMAVNVAWTPVFFGLGELFAGLVVIASLWVLVAATIVAFRAVDRRAAALLVPYLLWVTFAAVLNYELWRLNS comes from the coding sequence ATGACTGCGAGGGGCGGGTCGACAGACCGCTCGCTCGAGCGAACGGACATCCTCGAGGCCGTGGCGTTCGTCGTCGCGATCAACGTCGTTGGCGGCCTCCCGGGAATTATCTCGAGCCCCGATAGCGCCTGGTTTCGCGACCTCGAGAAACCCGGCTTCTACCCACCCGAAATCGCGTTCCCCGTGGTCTGGACGCTCCTGTTCACGCTGATGGGCGTCGCTCTCTGGCTGATCTGGCGCTCCTCGAGGACGGGTCGAACTCTCGCGCTCGGTCTCTTCGTCGCGCAGATGGCGGTCAACGTGGCCTGGACGCCCGTCTTCTTTGGCCTCGGAGAACTGTTCGCCGGCCTCGTCGTCATCGCCTCCCTCTGGGTGCTGGTCGCCGCAACGATCGTCGCGTTCCGGGCCGTCGACCGTCGCGCGGCGGCGCTGCTCGTTCCCTATCTCCTCTGGGTGACGTTCGCGGCCGTGCTCAACTACGAACTCTGGCGGCTCAACAGCTGA
- a CDS encoding geranylgeranyl reductase family protein, which yields MYDFAVVGVGPAGARFARRSAEAGYDVVAFERGDVGEPLACSGHVSTDIWSFTGPGAREELFQNEIYGARFHVGGPHERNGEDDQDTYPFYKQEVVSNVIDRVGLDRHLADLARESGADVREQHTVTGLEEHTDRVELTVKGPDGTDTYEAKMVAGCDGPRSRVREALSLPEPGELLHGVLAFSDEPDDGNFVDVHLTAPTFFAWRIPRHDAGVEYGLAAPPGVHVTKHFEELIDGYEIEVSHRCSGLIPIGPPDRVTTRRGFLIGDAAAQTKPFTGGGILYGMTAADHAVDRIDPDRPGSTATYERAWRDDLEREIELGHWLRRAYSLPEPVQRVGLSVTSGEIGVHMDRPTSVTSLEHLKAMLLSGRR from the coding sequence ATGTACGACTTTGCCGTCGTCGGCGTCGGGCCGGCTGGGGCACGGTTCGCCCGCCGGAGCGCCGAAGCCGGATACGACGTCGTCGCCTTCGAACGGGGGGACGTCGGTGAGCCACTGGCGTGTTCGGGCCACGTTAGTACGGACATCTGGTCGTTCACGGGGCCCGGTGCACGCGAGGAACTCTTCCAGAACGAAATCTACGGCGCGCGCTTTCACGTCGGTGGCCCCCACGAACGAAACGGCGAGGACGACCAAGACACCTACCCGTTTTACAAACAGGAGGTCGTCTCGAACGTAATCGACCGCGTTGGCCTCGACCGCCATCTCGCGGATCTCGCCCGCGAGTCCGGTGCGGACGTCCGCGAGCAGCACACCGTCACCGGCCTCGAGGAACACACCGACCGGGTCGAACTCACCGTCAAAGGCCCCGACGGCACCGACACCTACGAGGCGAAGATGGTCGCCGGGTGTGACGGCCCGCGCTCGCGTGTCCGCGAGGCGCTCTCGTTGCCGGAGCCGGGGGAGTTGCTCCACGGCGTCCTCGCGTTTTCGGACGAACCGGACGACGGCAATTTCGTCGACGTTCACCTCACGGCCCCCACCTTCTTCGCCTGGCGCATTCCTCGACACGACGCCGGCGTCGAGTACGGCTTGGCCGCCCCACCTGGCGTCCACGTCACCAAACACTTCGAGGAACTCATCGACGGCTACGAGATCGAGGTCTCACACCGCTGTTCGGGCCTGATCCCCATTGGCCCACCCGATCGCGTGACGACTCGCCGTGGCTTTCTCATCGGCGATGCGGCCGCCCAGACCAAGCCGTTCACCGGCGGCGGCATCCTCTACGGGATGACCGCTGCCGACCACGCCGTCGACCGGATCGACCCCGATCGACCGGGAAGCACCGCCACCTACGAGCGGGCGTGGCGGGACGACCTCGAGCGGGAGATCGAGCTTGGTCACTGGCTCAGGCGGGCGTACTCCCTACCCGAGCCGGTTCAGCGCGTGGGGCTCTCGGTTACGTCTGGCGAAATCGGCGTCCACATGGATCGCCCGACCTCGGTCACCAGCCTCGAGCACCTGAAGGCGATGCTCTTGAGTGGCCGACGCTAA
- a CDS encoding thiol-disulfide oxidoreductase DCC family protein: MSAEIPDDDPIILFDGVCNLCNGFVQYIAPRDDDERFYYASLQSPAGVELLERHDLPTDELESVVLIEGDDVYVKSGAALRTAYHLGGLYRLLWPFRVLPKRFRNWCYDFVANRRYRWFGKKDQCMMPTGNLQDRFLESGVGPEDD, encoded by the coding sequence ATGAGCGCCGAGATTCCGGACGACGATCCGATCATCCTCTTCGACGGCGTTTGCAACCTCTGTAACGGGTTCGTCCAGTACATCGCGCCACGGGACGACGACGAACGGTTTTACTACGCCTCCCTGCAGTCGCCCGCCGGCGTCGAACTCCTCGAGCGACACGACCTGCCGACGGACGAACTCGAGTCGGTCGTCCTGATCGAGGGTGACGACGTCTACGTCAAATCAGGCGCTGCGCTCCGGACTGCGTACCACCTCGGCGGACTCTATCGGCTGCTCTGGCCGTTTCGCGTCCTTCCAAAGCGATTCCGGAACTGGTGTTACGACTTTGTCGCCAACCGACGCTATCGCTGGTTCGGCAAGAAAGACCAGTGTATGATGCCGACGGGGAACCTCCAGGATCGGTTCCTCGAGTCGGGTGTTGGGCCCGAGGACGACTGA
- a CDS encoding ABC transporter ATP-binding protein: MSAIQIANLTKRYGDIAANDGVTFDVESGEIFGYLGPNGAGKTTTIRLLLGLIKPTTGTATVLGTDIRDRRALTETKATVGYLPDTLGFDDRLTGRQALDHFARMRGDERREELLELFTPPLDQSIETYSAGNRRMLGIVQAFMHDPNLVIMDEPTAGLDPLKQDRLHLFLEEEREDGKTIFFSSHILSEVQRVADRVGIIRSGTLVALEDITTLLKRSGKDVRVHFAEPVDRDAFVTEAMIDVEAVDTSIQFTYTGETKPLLEHLVQFDVRDVDIGDPQLDDIFKHYYGEAFPGGGV, translated from the coding sequence ATGTCTGCGATCCAGATAGCCAATCTCACCAAGCGATACGGTGATATCGCCGCAAACGACGGCGTCACCTTCGACGTCGAGTCCGGCGAAATCTTTGGCTATCTCGGCCCAAACGGCGCGGGAAAGACGACGACAATCCGTCTCCTGCTCGGTCTCATCAAACCGACGACGGGGACAGCAACCGTACTCGGAACGGACATCCGCGACCGCCGGGCGCTAACCGAAACCAAAGCCACCGTCGGCTACCTGCCAGACACGCTCGGGTTCGACGATCGGCTCACCGGACGGCAGGCACTCGATCACTTCGCGCGAATGCGCGGGGACGAGCGGCGCGAAGAGCTCCTCGAGTTGTTTACCCCGCCGCTCGACCAGTCCATCGAAACGTATTCTGCTGGGAACCGTCGCATGCTCGGGATCGTCCAGGCGTTCATGCACGACCCCAATCTGGTCATCATGGACGAGCCGACGGCCGGCTTAGATCCCCTCAAACAGGATCGCCTCCACCTGTTTCTCGAGGAAGAACGCGAGGACGGTAAGACCATCTTCTTTTCCTCACACATTCTCAGCGAAGTCCAGCGAGTCGCCGACCGCGTCGGGATCATCCGCTCCGGGACGCTCGTCGCCCTCGAGGACATCACCACGCTGTTGAAACGGAGCGGCAAAGACGTTCGGGTTCACTTTGCCGAACCGGTTGACCGGGACGCGTTCGTCACCGAGGCGATGATCGACGTAGAGGCCGTCGATACGTCGATTCAGTTTACGTACACGGGCGAGACGAAACCGTTGCTCGAACACCTCGTCCAGTTCGACGTCCGTGACGTCGATATCGGTGATCCACAGTTGGACGATATCTTCAAACATTACTACGGGGAGGCGTTCCCGGGCGGAGGGGTATGA
- a CDS encoding TRAM domain-containing protein, with protein sequence MGRYQPGQHDSFIKCDTPRCGANNAPEGTAAYDTDCWRCGEPLGGKPEPGDEVIVDIVDEKHDGTLVCKTEGGFVLFLEAEVTGIQATVRVTEVDETAGQAELVDGGS encoded by the coding sequence GTGGGACGCTATCAACCCGGCCAGCACGACTCGTTCATCAAGTGTGACACGCCGCGATGTGGAGCGAACAATGCCCCGGAGGGGACAGCGGCGTACGACACCGACTGCTGGCGCTGTGGAGAGCCGCTGGGCGGAAAACCAGAACCGGGGGACGAAGTGATCGTCGATATCGTCGACGAGAAACACGACGGCACGCTCGTCTGTAAAACCGAAGGCGGCTTCGTCCTCTTTCTCGAGGCTGAGGTCACGGGAATCCAGGCGACCGTCCGCGTGACGGAGGTCGATGAAACGGCCGGCCAGGCCGAACTCGTCGACGGTGGTTCGTAG
- the map gene encoding type II methionyl aminopeptidase, with the protein MSDTAIDLESEQYEKHREAGEILAQVREETVDRVDVGVSHLEIAEYAEDRIRELGGNPAFPVNISIDEEAAHRTPSIDDESTFGEEMINLDIGVHIDGWLADTAITVDLSGNPELVEASEEALETAIDMIEPGVDTGDIGAEIESVIDGYGYNPVVNLTGHGLGHWEQHTSPNIPNRAVSQGTTLEVGDVVAIEPFATDGGGKVTEGTSEEIFSLEREAAVRNRQAREALEQITEEFRTLPFATRWLETDRPEMALRRLKRQNVVHGYPVLKEDEGCLVSQKEHTLIITEDGCDVTTRA; encoded by the coding sequence ATGAGCGACACCGCGATCGACCTCGAGTCGGAGCAATACGAGAAACACCGCGAAGCCGGCGAGATTCTTGCACAGGTTCGCGAAGAGACCGTCGACCGCGTCGACGTCGGCGTGAGCCACCTCGAAATCGCCGAGTACGCCGAAGATCGGATCCGTGAACTCGGCGGGAACCCCGCCTTCCCGGTGAACATCTCGATCGACGAGGAGGCCGCCCACCGGACGCCATCGATCGACGACGAGTCGACGTTTGGCGAGGAGATGATCAACCTCGACATCGGCGTCCACATCGACGGCTGGCTCGCCGACACCGCAATCACGGTCGATCTCTCCGGGAACCCTGAGCTCGTCGAGGCATCCGAGGAGGCCCTGGAGACGGCGATCGACATGATCGAACCGGGCGTCGACACCGGTGACATTGGCGCGGAAATCGAGAGCGTCATCGACGGCTACGGCTACAACCCCGTCGTCAACCTCACCGGCCACGGCCTGGGCCACTGGGAACAACACACCAGTCCGAACATCCCGAACCGGGCGGTCTCCCAGGGGACGACCCTCGAGGTCGGCGACGTCGTCGCTATCGAACCGTTCGCAACCGACGGCGGCGGGAAGGTCACTGAGGGAACGAGCGAGGAGATCTTCTCCCTCGAGCGGGAGGCCGCCGTCCGCAACCGGCAAGCCCGAGAGGCACTCGAGCAGATAACGGAAGAGTTCCGCACGCTCCCGTTCGCAACCCGCTGGCTCGAGACCGACCGTCCCGAGATGGCGCTACGCCGACTGAAACGCCAAAACGTAGTTCACGGCTACCCGGTACTCAAAGAGGAC
- a CDS encoding halocyanin domain-containing protein translates to MTTDISRRKLLQVSGGALAVSLVAGCLGSDDDNGGNGNGDDNGGNGNGDDNGGTDDEYDFGDWFDNVDNYDGVEDHTGEGEVTVMNGTGPSGYQYDPPAIVVDPGTTVVWEWTGDGGGHTVTEDDGEFDSGMLSDAGETFEHTFDDEGTYRYYCEPHVNMGQKGVVVVE, encoded by the coding sequence ATGACGACAGACATCAGCCGACGGAAACTCCTCCAGGTATCGGGCGGCGCACTTGCAGTCTCACTCGTTGCCGGTTGTCTCGGTAGTGACGACGACAACGGTGGGAACGGCAACGGCGACGACAACGGCGGGAACGGCAACGGTGATGACAACGGCGGCACCGACGACGAGTACGACTTCGGCGACTGGTTCGACAACGTCGACAACTACGACGGCGTCGAGGATCACACCGGCGAAGGCGAGGTGACCGTCATGAACGGCACCGGCCCGAGCGGCTACCAGTACGATCCGCCAGCGATCGTCGTCGACCCCGGTACGACCGTCGTCTGGGAGTGGACGGGCGACGGCGGCGGCCACACCGTCACCGAGGACGACGGCGAGTTCGACAGCGGCATGCTCTCCGACGCTGGCGAAACCTTCGAACACACCTTCGACGACGAGGGGACGTACCGCTACTACTGTGAACCACACGTCAACATGGGACAGAAAGGCGTCGTCGTCGTCGAATAA
- a CDS encoding DEAD/DEAH box helicase yields MAATDEHPPSIDHPLLEPDFLERRLYQLKLAGTAANDHTLVCLPTGLGKTTVSLLVTARRLDEVGGKSLMLAPTKPLVQQHADFYREALRIPDDEIVVFTGDVSPDDRAALWQDATVIMATPQVIENDLVGSRISLADVTHITFDECHRATGDYAYNYIAERYHADADRPLVTGMSASPGGDEEAILEVCENLGLREVEVMTEEDADVAEFTHDTEVEWERIDLPDEVIEIRDALNEVISERLEKLKELGVARSTQPDQSQKDLNRMRAELQKLINNDQSEGFKGMSVHAEVMKLRQAVTLVETQSVEALRRYFERQRNQARTSGASKASQRLVSDPRVREAMRRAESFDELHPKYRKTRMLLAETLGLEGGERVIVFTESRDTAEALTDFLNESFDAKRFVGQGDREGSDGMTQNQQQEVLDAFRAGEFEVLVSTSVAEEGLDVPEVDLVLFYEPVPTAIRSIQRKGRTGRQSEGRVVVLMADDTRDEAYFWISRRREKEMKSELRELKGMASDLESELDDAQQSLEAFDTGSNGDGSGGRSTSSAGNTSGSVGDDIQPGLQDFAADADSSAADESGDREGVETDDDGSRHSDGSEASEDSEDEQSDPFEVHEPSAGGDVVEIVADQREMDANIARDLSRREEIEIRLETLDVGDYVCSDRVVVERKSVADFVDSLVSGDRSVFEQVGAMARHYSRPVVIVEGEGIYEQRDVHPNAIRGALSSLAVDFGASVLRTESEADTTELLATMATREQQVSSREVSVHGEKGAKTLGEQQEYVVSSIAEIGPVTARSLLEEFGTVEAVMIASEDELQAADGVGSVTAERMREVIGSEYTGTGSGSNSS; encoded by the coding sequence ATGGCCGCGACGGACGAGCACCCGCCTTCCATCGACCACCCCCTGCTCGAGCCTGACTTCCTCGAGCGTCGCCTCTACCAGCTGAAACTCGCCGGCACCGCGGCGAACGACCACACCCTCGTCTGCCTCCCGACGGGGCTGGGGAAGACGACAGTGAGCCTACTTGTCACGGCGCGACGCCTCGACGAGGTCGGCGGAAAGTCGTTGATGCTCGCCCCGACGAAACCGCTCGTCCAGCAACACGCCGACTTCTACCGGGAGGCACTCCGGATTCCCGACGACGAAATCGTCGTCTTCACCGGCGACGTCAGCCCCGACGACCGAGCGGCGCTGTGGCAGGACGCGACGGTGATCATGGCGACCCCGCAGGTGATCGAAAACGACCTGGTGGGCTCTCGGATCTCGCTTGCCGACGTCACACACATCACGTTCGACGAGTGCCACCGGGCCACCGGCGACTACGCCTACAATTACATCGCCGAGCGCTACCACGCCGACGCCGATCGTCCGTTGGTGACTGGGATGTCGGCCTCGCCCGGTGGTGACGAGGAGGCCATCCTCGAGGTCTGTGAAAACCTCGGGCTGCGGGAGGTCGAAGTGATGACCGAGGAGGACGCCGATGTCGCCGAGTTCACCCACGACACCGAAGTCGAGTGGGAGCGCATCGACCTGCCCGACGAGGTGATCGAGATCCGGGATGCGCTGAACGAGGTGATCAGCGAGCGCCTCGAGAAACTCAAGGAGCTGGGCGTGGCGCGGTCGACCCAGCCCGACCAGTCCCAGAAGGATCTCAACCGGATGCGCGCGGAGCTCCAGAAACTGATCAACAACGACCAATCGGAGGGGTTCAAGGGGATGTCGGTGCACGCGGAGGTGATGAAACTGCGCCAGGCCGTCACCCTGGTCGAAACACAGAGCGTGGAGGCGTTGCGGCGGTACTTCGAACGCCAGCGCAACCAGGCTCGCACGTCGGGTGCCTCGAAGGCGAGCCAGCGTCTCGTGAGCGATCCGCGGGTGCGCGAAGCGATGCGACGGGCGGAGTCGTTCGACGAACTCCACCCCAAGTACCGCAAGACGCGGATGCTGCTCGCGGAGACGCTGGGGCTCGAGGGCGGCGAACGGGTCATCGTCTTCACCGAGTCCCGGGATACGGCCGAAGCCTTGACCGACTTCCTGAACGAGAGCTTCGACGCCAAACGCTTCGTCGGGCAGGGGGATCGGGAGGGCAGTGACGGGATGACCCAGAACCAACAACAGGAGGTGCTCGACGCGTTCCGGGCCGGCGAGTTCGAGGTGCTCGTCTCCACCTCGGTGGCCGAGGAGGGCCTCGACGTGCCCGAAGTCGACCTCGTGCTGTTTTACGAACCAGTGCCGACGGCGATTCGTTCGATACAGCGCAAGGGGCGAACCGGCCGCCAGTCCGAGGGACGCGTCGTCGTCCTGATGGCCGATGACACCCGCGACGAGGCGTATTTCTGGATCTCGCGACGGCGCGAGAAGGAGATGAAAAGTGAGTTGCGCGAGCTAAAGGGGATGGCTAGCGACCTCGAGTCCGAACTCGACGATGCTCAACAGTCACTCGAGGCGTTCGACACCGGTTCGAACGGGGATGGATCGGGCGGCAGATCCACATCGAGTGCAGGGAACACGAGTGGAAGCGTTGGGGATGACATCCAGCCCGGATTACAGGATTTCGCGGCGGACGCCGACTCGAGTGCGGCCGACGAGTCAGGAGACAGGGAAGGCGTCGAAACGGACGACGACGGAAGCAGGCACAGCGACGGCAGCGAAGCCAGCGAGGACAGCGAGGACGAGCAATCCGATCCCTTCGAGGTACACGAACCCAGCGCCGGGGGCGACGTCGTCGAAATCGTCGCCGACCAGCGGGAGATGGACGCGAACATCGCCCGCGATCTCTCCCGCCGCGAGGAGATCGAGATCCGCCTCGAGACGCTCGACGTCGGCGACTACGTCTGCTCCGACCGGGTCGTCGTCGAGCGAAAGTCGGTCGCCGACTTCGTCGACTCGCTCGTCAGTGGCGACCGCTCGGTGTTCGAGCAGGTCGGGGCGATGGCCCGTCACTACTCGCGACCGGTCGTCATCGTCGAGGGCGAGGGCATCTACGAACAGCGGGACGTCCACCCGAACGCGATCCGGGGGGCGCTCTCGAGCCTGGCCGTCGACTTCGGCGCGAGCGTCCTCCGAACCGAGAGCGAGGCCGACACGACCGAATTGCTGGCGACGATGGCCACCCGCGAACAGCAGGTCTCGAGCCGCGAGGTCTCGGTTCACGGCGAGAAGGGGGCGAAGACCCTCGGCGAACAACAGGAGTACGTCGTCTCCTCGATCGCCGAAATCGGGCCGGTAACCGCCCGGTCGTTGCTCGAGGAGTTCGGCACCGTCGAGGCGGTCATGATCGCCAGCGAAGACGAGTTGCAGGCGGCCGACGGCGTCGGTTCGGTCACCGCCGAGCGGATGCGAGAGGTAATCGGGAGTGAGTATACTGGAACCGGATCGGGATCGAACTCGTCGTAG